In one Cellulomonas sp. JZ18 genomic region, the following are encoded:
- a CDS encoding ABC transporter ATP-binding protein has translation MPVVDVHDLTKSFGTVRALDHLDLTVEAGEVHGFLGPNGAGKTTTLRVLLGLIRADSGSARVLGADPWADAVALHRRTAYVPGDVTLWPQLTGGETVDLLLRLHGRHDRRRRDELLERFALDPTKKARTYSKGNRQKVALVAALASDAELLVLDEPTSGLDPLMELVFQECVAEAAAAGRTVLLSSHVLAEVERLCERVTIVREGRTVLTGSLAELRALHRTSVSATTDADPAALAALPGVHDVRRDGGRVQLAVDDDALPQLLAALARAGARGLVATPPSLEELFVQQYAGVAR, from the coding sequence ATGCCCGTCGTCGACGTGCACGACCTGACCAAGTCCTTCGGCACCGTCCGCGCCCTCGACCACCTCGACCTCACGGTCGAGGCCGGCGAGGTGCACGGCTTCCTCGGCCCCAACGGCGCCGGGAAGACCACCACCCTGCGCGTGCTGCTCGGGCTCATCCGCGCCGACTCCGGCAGCGCCCGCGTCCTCGGCGCGGACCCCTGGGCCGACGCCGTCGCCCTGCACCGCCGCACCGCGTACGTCCCGGGCGACGTCACGCTGTGGCCGCAGCTCACCGGCGGCGAGACGGTCGACCTGCTGCTGCGCCTGCACGGCCGGCACGACCGCCGTCGGCGCGACGAGCTGCTCGAGCGCTTCGCCCTCGACCCCACCAAGAAGGCACGCACCTACTCCAAGGGGAACCGGCAGAAGGTCGCCCTCGTCGCGGCGCTCGCGAGCGACGCCGAGCTGCTCGTGCTCGACGAGCCGACGTCGGGCCTCGACCCGCTCATGGAGCTCGTGTTCCAGGAGTGCGTCGCGGAGGCGGCCGCCGCCGGGCGGACCGTGCTGCTGTCCAGCCACGTGCTCGCCGAGGTCGAGCGGCTGTGCGAGCGCGTGACCATCGTCCGCGAGGGCCGCACGGTCCTCACGGGCTCCCTCGCCGAGCTGCGCGCGCTGCACCGCACGAGCGTCAGCGCGACGACCGACGCCGACCCAGCCGCCCTCGCCGCCCTGCCCGGCGTGCACGACGTGCGCCGCGACGGCGGGCGCGTGCAGCTCGCGGTCGACGACGACGCGCTCCCGCAGCTCCTGGCAGCGCTGGCCCGGGCGGGTGCGCGCGGGCTCGTCGCGACGCCGCCGTCGCTCGAGGAGCTGTTCGTGCAGCAGTACGCGGGGGTGGCGCGGTGA
- a CDS encoding TetR/AcrR family transcriptional regulator — protein sequence MRSATPSDDLTARARIRDAAIARFGRDGFGVSLRAIAQDAGVSAPLVLHHFGSKDRLRAECDAHVLATIASHKADAVGPSGPDHLLVDLAQVESFAPLVAYVLRSVQHGGELARTFVDAFVADAEEYLRAGVAAGTVRPSRDERARARFLTQQAMGGLLVALTLEPAQDPTQLGARLRAHMDAVALPALELYTEGLMTDRRMLDAYLMYVTDPPGGTPAPDPTPSS from the coding sequence ATGCGGTCAGCCACCCCGTCCGACGACCTCACCGCCCGCGCGCGCATCCGCGACGCCGCGATCGCGCGGTTCGGCCGCGACGGGTTCGGCGTCAGCCTGCGGGCCATCGCGCAGGACGCCGGCGTCAGCGCACCCCTCGTGCTCCACCACTTCGGCTCCAAGGACCGCCTGCGCGCGGAGTGCGACGCGCACGTGCTCGCGACGATCGCCTCGCACAAGGCGGACGCGGTCGGCCCGTCGGGTCCCGACCACCTGCTCGTCGACCTGGCGCAGGTCGAGTCGTTCGCGCCGCTGGTCGCGTACGTCCTGCGCAGCGTGCAGCACGGCGGCGAGCTCGCCCGCACGTTCGTCGACGCCTTCGTCGCGGACGCGGAGGAGTACCTGCGCGCCGGCGTCGCGGCCGGCACCGTCCGCCCCAGCCGCGACGAGCGCGCCCGCGCCCGGTTCCTCACGCAGCAGGCGATGGGCGGCCTGCTCGTCGCGCTCACGCTCGAGCCCGCGCAGGACCCCACGCAGCTCGGCGCCCGCCTGCGCGCCCACATGGACGCCGTCGCGCTGCCCGCCCTCGAGCTCTACACCGAGGGCCTCATGACCGACCGGCGCATGCTCGACGCCTACCTCATGTACGTGACGGACCCGCCCGGGGGCACGCCCGCCCCCGACCCCACCCCGTCGTCCTGA
- a CDS encoding GNAT family N-acetyltransferase, which translates to MSTTGTDVVARPWRVLPAPPAPASPDDADAWPYAGVAEVSRRVELATWGWDDLHSPVPVLLPTLRPNPYRDVAVWVAVLDGPDAPGADDVVGFARALLPRTANTHTAEVEVCVLPEHQGRGVGSALLAAVEEHARAGGRTTLHTWSGHSPEPEPGPGALTAPTGTGRAPADARAVRFALARGYVLEQVERYSVLELPGDPGHRAALLADARAHAGDDYRTHTWHDELPADRLGDLAELWTRMSTDVPLGGLDLQEDRWDAERVRTLLDRMAQRHQHVLLTAAEHVPSGRLAAFTWLQVPRPDVPFAFQQDTLVLREHRGHRLGMLVKAVNLDAFTAWRPGERRIHTWNAQENDHMLAINVALGFRQAGVAAAWQRTGL; encoded by the coding sequence ATGAGCACCACCGGCACCGACGTCGTCGCACGGCCCTGGCGCGTCCTGCCCGCGCCGCCCGCACCCGCGTCGCCCGACGACGCCGACGCGTGGCCCTACGCGGGCGTCGCCGAGGTGTCCCGCCGCGTCGAGCTCGCGACGTGGGGCTGGGACGACCTGCACTCCCCCGTCCCCGTGCTGCTGCCCACGCTCCGGCCCAACCCGTACCGCGACGTCGCCGTGTGGGTCGCGGTGCTCGACGGTCCCGACGCGCCGGGCGCGGACGACGTCGTCGGCTTCGCCCGCGCGCTGCTGCCCCGCACGGCGAACACGCACACGGCGGAGGTCGAGGTGTGCGTGCTCCCCGAGCACCAGGGGCGCGGCGTCGGCTCGGCGCTGCTCGCCGCCGTGGAGGAGCACGCGCGCGCCGGCGGTCGCACGACCCTGCACACGTGGTCGGGCCACAGCCCGGAGCCGGAGCCGGGACCGGGCGCCCTGACCGCACCGACCGGCACGGGCCGCGCCCCGGCCGACGCGCGCGCCGTGCGGTTCGCGCTCGCGCGCGGCTACGTGCTGGAGCAGGTCGAGCGGTACTCCGTCCTCGAGCTCCCCGGCGACCCGGGGCACCGGGCCGCGCTCCTCGCGGACGCCCGCGCGCACGCCGGCGACGACTACCGGACGCACACGTGGCACGACGAGCTGCCGGCGGACCGCCTCGGCGACCTCGCCGAGCTCTGGACCCGCATGAGCACCGACGTCCCGCTGGGCGGGCTCGACCTGCAGGAGGACCGCTGGGACGCCGAGCGGGTGCGGACGCTGCTCGACCGCATGGCCCAGCGGCACCAGCACGTGCTGCTCACGGCGGCGGAGCACGTGCCGTCGGGCCGGCTCGCCGCCTTCACCTGGCTCCAGGTGCCGCGGCCGGACGTGCCGTTCGCGTTCCAGCAGGACACGCTCGTGCTGCGCGAGCACCGCGGCCACCGGCTCGGGATGCTCGTCAAGGCCGTCAACCTCGACGCGTTCACCGCGTGGCGGCCCGGCGAGCGGCGAATCCACACGTGGAACGCGCAGGAGAACGACCACATGCTCGCGATCAACGTCGCCCTCGGCTTCCGGCAGGCCGGCGTCGCGGCGGCCTGGCAGCGCACGGGCCTCTGA
- a CDS encoding Ig-like domain-containing protein: MRYEAQDAAGGTAGAQVVVTYLPRALDDVREGVPAGTPATVDVVGNDRGALDPTSVRLLDASGAEVLTLTVPGEGTWTVDARTGALTFTPAAGFTGDPSPVRYRVSDVEGNPTEAVARVAYAAATPAPTPGATPAAAPTSPLAVTGGAGLGLAALAALLVLGGAGALVLRRRGAEG, encoded by the coding sequence GTGCGCTACGAGGCGCAGGACGCCGCGGGCGGCACGGCCGGTGCGCAGGTCGTCGTGACCTACCTGCCGCGCGCGCTCGACGACGTCCGCGAGGGCGTGCCCGCCGGCACCCCCGCCACGGTGGACGTCGTCGGCAACGACCGCGGCGCGCTCGACCCGACGTCGGTGCGGCTGCTCGACGCGTCGGGCGCCGAGGTGCTGACGCTCACGGTGCCCGGCGAGGGCACGTGGACCGTCGACGCGCGGACCGGGGCGCTCACGTTCACGCCGGCCGCGGGCTTCACCGGCGACCCGTCGCCCGTGCGCTACCGGGTCAGCGACGTCGAGGGGAACCCGACCGAGGCCGTCGCGCGCGTCGCGTACGCCGCGGCGACCCCCGCGCCGACGCCCGGCGCGACGCCGGCGGCGGCACCGACGTCCCCGCTGGCCGTGACCGGTGGGGCGGGCCTCGGGCTCGCGGCGCTCGCCGCGCTGCTCGTGCTCGGCGGCGCCGGGGCCCTGGTGCTGCGGCGCCGGGGCGCGGAGGGCTGA
- a CDS encoding aldose epimerase gives MTLIEAIDTLDAPLVRPQPRAGGGPSPLVPPDPRVVTVRSDVWELDVLPATGACLAAGRVRTADGVWKDLLRPTRRTHLGDPEKTASFPMVPWSNRIRGGVLPYRGRRWQLQRNAADGTAIHGASRYAAWDVVGRTDGAVALRLDSSELVGVNFPWRFVASVTYALLGPTLTVTTTVRNADTEPFPAGFGHHPYLRRTLLPVGAPAAEYPLTAGPVVHVPASAGYRLSAAMATGAAGELPLRADYRTPRPLGTAFVDDVVTGLVPGAPVRVDYEDDGVTVEIGMDPVYEHLVLYAPRRRCYFAVEPATNVNDGFTLHDAGVPGTGVFELEPGEERTGAFTITVRG, from the coding sequence ATGACGCTGATCGAAGCGATCGACACGCTCGACGCACCCCTCGTCCGCCCGCAGCCGCGGGCGGGCGGGGGGCCGTCCCCGCTGGTCCCGCCGGACCCGCGGGTCGTCACGGTGCGCAGCGACGTGTGGGAGCTCGACGTGCTCCCCGCGACCGGTGCGTGCCTGGCGGCGGGGCGGGTGCGCACGGCGGACGGCGTCTGGAAGGACCTGCTGCGCCCGACCCGGCGCACGCACCTGGGCGACCCGGAGAAGACCGCGAGCTTCCCGATGGTGCCCTGGTCCAACCGGATCCGCGGCGGCGTGCTGCCGTACCGCGGCCGCAGGTGGCAGCTGCAGCGCAACGCGGCGGACGGCACGGCGATCCACGGCGCGTCCCGGTACGCCGCGTGGGACGTGGTCGGGCGGACCGACGGCGCGGTGGCGCTCCGCCTGGACTCCTCCGAGCTCGTCGGCGTGAACTTCCCGTGGCGCTTCGTCGCCTCCGTGACGTACGCCCTGCTCGGGCCGACGCTCACGGTGACGACGACCGTGCGCAACGCCGACACCGAGCCGTTCCCGGCCGGCTTCGGCCACCACCCGTACCTGCGGCGCACGCTGCTGCCCGTCGGCGCCCCGGCCGCGGAGTACCCGCTGACGGCGGGTCCGGTCGTGCACGTGCCCGCGTCGGCGGGGTACCGGCTCTCGGCGGCGATGGCCACCGGAGCGGCCGGCGAGCTGCCGCTGCGCGCCGACTACCGGACGCCGCGCCCGCTCGGGACCGCGTTCGTCGACGACGTCGTGACCGGGCTCGTGCCCGGCGCACCGGTCCGCGTCGACTACGAGGACGACGGCGTCACCGTCGAGATCGGCATGGACCCCGTGTACGAGCACCTCGTCCTGTACGCGCCGCGGCGCCGCTGCTACTTCGCCGTCGAGCCCGCGACGAACGTCAACGACGGGTTCACGCTGCACGACGCGGGCGTGCCGGGCACGGGCGTCTTCGAGCTCGAGCCGGGCGAGGAGCGCACGGGCGCGTTCACGATCACCGTCCGCGGCTGA
- a CDS encoding GH36-type glycosyl hydrolase domain-containing protein, which yields MRFGHFDDEAREYVITTPHTPYPWINYLGSERFFSLLSHQAGGYAFYRDAKMRRLTRYRYNNIPADAGGRYLYVHDEGDVWTPSWLPVKADLDHFETRHGLGYSRITGERGGLRVSTLFFVPLGEDAEVHKVTVTNTSDAEKTVTLFSFVEFCLWNAQDDQTNYQRNLSIGEVEVEQDGPHGSAIYHKTEYRERRDHYAVFGVNTRADGFDTDRDTFVGAYNGLGEAAVPRAGASASSVASGWYPIGSHSVRVTLAPGESRDLVYVLGYLENPQDAKWADDAHQVVNKERAHALLGRFATTEQTDAAFEALRSYWTDLLSTYSVRSTDEKLDRMVNIWNQYQCMVTFNMSRSASFFETGIGRGMGFRDSNQDLLGFVHLVPERARERIIDIASTQFPDGSAYHQYQPLTKRGNNDIGSGFNDDPLWLIAGTAAYVKETGDFSILDEPVPFDNEPGSEVPLFEHLTRSFEFTVTHRGPHGLPLIGRADWNDCLNLNCFSTEPGESFQTTENKGGGVAESVFIAAQFVLYGAEYAELAERRGLTEVASQARKVVDEVRQAVLEHGWDGRWFLRAYDYFGNPVGTDAKPEGKIWIEPQGFAVMAGIGVGDGPDDADAPAVQALDAVGEMLGTPHGLVLQYPAYTTYQIELGEVSTYPPGYKENGGIFCHNNPWVIIAETVLGRGDRAFDYYRRITPAYREEISDVHRLEPYVYAQMIAGKEAPRAGEAKNSWLTGTAAWNFVAVSQHLLGVRPDYEGLVVDPQIGPDVPSFTVTRVARGATYEITVTNSGARGSRGRLVVDGAPVDGNLVPYAPAGSTVRVEVTL from the coding sequence ATGCGTTTCGGCCACTTCGACGACGAGGCCCGCGAGTACGTCATCACGACGCCCCACACGCCCTACCCCTGGATCAACTACCTGGGGTCGGAGCGGTTCTTCTCGCTGCTGTCGCACCAGGCCGGCGGGTACGCGTTCTACCGCGACGCGAAGATGCGCCGCCTCACGCGGTACCGCTACAACAACATCCCCGCCGACGCGGGCGGCCGCTACCTGTACGTGCACGACGAGGGCGACGTCTGGACCCCGTCGTGGCTGCCGGTCAAGGCGGACCTCGACCACTTCGAGACGCGCCACGGCCTCGGGTACTCCCGGATCACCGGTGAGCGCGGCGGCCTGCGCGTCTCGACGCTGTTCTTCGTGCCGCTCGGCGAGGACGCCGAGGTGCACAAAGTCACCGTCACCAACACGTCCGACGCCGAGAAGACGGTCACGCTCTTCTCGTTCGTCGAGTTCTGCCTGTGGAACGCCCAGGACGACCAGACGAACTACCAGCGCAACCTCTCGATCGGCGAGGTCGAGGTCGAGCAGGACGGCCCGCACGGGTCGGCGATCTACCACAAGACCGAGTACCGCGAGCGCCGCGACCACTACGCCGTGTTCGGCGTGAACACGCGCGCCGACGGCTTCGACACGGACCGCGACACGTTCGTCGGCGCGTACAACGGGCTGGGGGAGGCCGCCGTGCCGCGCGCCGGGGCGTCGGCGAGCTCGGTGGCGTCGGGCTGGTACCCGATCGGCTCGCACTCGGTGCGCGTCACGCTGGCCCCGGGCGAGTCCCGCGACCTCGTCTACGTGCTCGGCTACCTGGAGAACCCGCAGGACGCGAAGTGGGCGGACGACGCCCACCAGGTCGTGAACAAGGAGCGCGCGCACGCGCTGCTGGGCCGCTTCGCGACCACCGAGCAGACGGACGCCGCGTTCGAGGCGCTGCGCAGCTACTGGACGGACCTGCTCTCGACGTACTCGGTGCGCTCGACCGACGAGAAGCTCGACCGGATGGTCAACATCTGGAACCAGTACCAGTGCATGGTCACGTTCAACATGTCGCGCTCGGCGTCGTTCTTCGAGACCGGCATCGGCCGCGGCATGGGCTTCCGCGACTCGAACCAGGACCTGCTCGGCTTCGTCCACCTGGTGCCCGAGCGCGCGCGCGAGCGCATCATCGACATCGCGTCGACGCAGTTCCCCGACGGCTCCGCGTACCACCAGTACCAGCCGCTGACGAAGCGCGGGAACAACGACATCGGCTCGGGCTTCAACGACGACCCGCTGTGGCTCATCGCCGGCACGGCGGCGTACGTCAAGGAGACGGGCGACTTCTCGATCCTCGACGAGCCGGTGCCGTTCGACAACGAGCCGGGCTCGGAGGTGCCGCTGTTCGAGCACCTCACGCGCTCCTTCGAGTTCACGGTCACCCACCGCGGCCCGCACGGCCTGCCCCTCATCGGGCGCGCCGACTGGAACGACTGCCTGAACCTCAACTGCTTCTCCACGGAGCCGGGCGAGTCGTTCCAGACCACCGAGAACAAGGGCGGCGGGGTCGCCGAGTCCGTGTTCATCGCCGCGCAGTTCGTGCTCTACGGCGCCGAGTACGCCGAGCTGGCCGAGCGCCGCGGGCTGACCGAGGTCGCGTCGCAGGCCCGCAAGGTCGTCGACGAGGTCCGCCAGGCGGTCCTCGAGCACGGCTGGGACGGCCGCTGGTTCCTGCGCGCGTACGACTACTTCGGCAACCCCGTCGGCACCGACGCCAAGCCCGAGGGCAAGATCTGGATCGAGCCGCAGGGCTTCGCCGTCATGGCGGGCATCGGCGTCGGCGACGGCCCGGACGACGCCGACGCCCCGGCCGTGCAGGCGCTCGACGCGGTCGGCGAGATGCTCGGCACGCCGCACGGCCTGGTGCTGCAGTACCCCGCGTACACGACGTACCAGATCGAGCTGGGCGAGGTCTCCACGTACCCGCCGGGGTACAAGGAGAACGGCGGCATCTTCTGCCACAACAACCCGTGGGTGATCATCGCCGAGACCGTGCTGGGCCGCGGCGACCGCGCCTTCGACTACTACCGGCGCATCACCCCGGCATACCGCGAGGAGATCAGCGACGTGCACCGGCTCGAGCCGTACGTGTACGCGCAGATGATCGCGGGCAAGGAGGCGCCCCGCGCCGGTGAGGCCAAGAACTCCTGGCTCACGGGCACGGCGGCGTGGAACTTCGTCGCGGTCTCGCAGCACCTGCTCGGGGTGCGCCCGGACTACGAGGGCCTGGTCGTCGACCCGCAGATCGGCCCCGACGTGCCGTCGTTCACGGTCACGCGCGTCGCCCGCGGCGCGACGTACGAGATCACGGTGACGAACTCCGGTGCGCGCGGCTCGCGCGGGCGGCTCGTGGTCGACGGCGCACCCGTCGACGGCAACCTCGTGCCCTACGCGCCGGCCGGCAGCACCGTCCGCGTCGAGGTCACGCTCTGA
- a CDS encoding ABC transporter permease — MTAVLQRPAPVAERTHDLTGVGTLVRVGLRRERVRLAVWVAALGGFLTLVATSLQEVYPNPAAWQGRAAIMREPSGALLSGPGYGLDDYTVGPMVANEMLGMLAVAVALMSSFLVVRHTRAEEEQGRLDLVLAGVVGRRAPLVAALVLAVVADAAVAVALVAGMLAAGLPLAGSLAVGAGVGAVGLVGAGLAAVTAQLTWRARTANGLASAAVALAYVLRGVGDARQQGGSALSWASPIGWAQQTRAFVDERWWPLLLVLALAAALVAVALVLGRRRDVGAGLLPERRGRARASAALRSPLALVARLERGALVGWAVGLAVMAVLTGSLVEGVVDGLEADPALADVFGATGDDVVLGMLSAFLGFLAMAVTVFAVVAVLRAGREEARGRAATVLAAAVSRPAWLGAHLVVAVAAAAVLLVLSGTALGAGAVAVTDDAGLVGDLALASLVHLPVVAGFAALAALVHALRAPTWTLWLVVVASVVAGLYGGLLGLPRAVLDAVPFALVPAAPAEAFDAGAVLAVSAVAVLLSAAALAVHRRRDLAA; from the coding sequence GTGACCGCCGTGCTGCAGCGACCCGCCCCGGTCGCCGAGCGCACGCACGACCTCACCGGCGTCGGCACGCTCGTGCGGGTCGGGCTGCGCCGCGAGCGGGTCCGCCTCGCCGTGTGGGTCGCCGCCCTCGGCGGGTTCCTCACGCTCGTCGCCACGTCGCTCCAGGAGGTGTACCCGAACCCGGCCGCGTGGCAGGGACGCGCCGCGATCATGCGGGAGCCGTCCGGTGCGCTGCTGAGCGGACCCGGCTACGGCCTGGACGACTACACGGTCGGTCCGATGGTCGCCAACGAGATGCTCGGCATGCTGGCCGTCGCGGTCGCGCTCATGTCGTCCTTCCTCGTCGTGCGGCACACCCGCGCCGAGGAGGAGCAGGGCCGGCTCGACCTCGTCCTCGCGGGCGTGGTCGGGCGGCGTGCGCCGCTCGTGGCGGCGCTGGTGCTCGCGGTGGTCGCGGACGCCGCCGTCGCGGTGGCCCTGGTGGCCGGGATGCTCGCGGCGGGCCTGCCCCTCGCCGGGTCGCTCGCCGTCGGCGCCGGCGTGGGCGCGGTCGGGCTCGTCGGCGCCGGGCTCGCGGCCGTGACGGCGCAGCTGACCTGGCGCGCGCGGACCGCCAACGGGCTGGCGTCCGCCGCCGTCGCGCTGGCCTACGTGCTGCGCGGCGTCGGCGACGCCCGGCAGCAGGGCGGCAGCGCGCTGTCGTGGGCGTCACCGATCGGCTGGGCGCAGCAGACGCGCGCGTTCGTCGACGAGCGCTGGTGGCCGCTGCTGCTCGTGCTCGCGCTGGCCGCCGCGCTCGTCGCCGTCGCTCTCGTGCTGGGGCGTCGGCGCGACGTCGGCGCGGGCCTGCTGCCCGAGCGCCGGGGGCGCGCGCGGGCGTCGGCGGCCCTGCGCAGCCCGCTCGCGCTCGTGGCCCGCCTGGAGCGCGGCGCGCTCGTCGGCTGGGCGGTCGGCCTCGCCGTCATGGCCGTGCTCACGGGGTCGCTCGTCGAGGGCGTGGTGGACGGCCTCGAGGCCGACCCCGCCCTCGCGGACGTGTTCGGCGCCACCGGCGACGACGTGGTGCTCGGCATGCTGTCGGCCTTCCTGGGCTTCCTCGCGATGGCCGTCACCGTGTTCGCGGTCGTGGCCGTCCTGCGCGCGGGCCGCGAGGAGGCGCGCGGGCGGGCCGCGACCGTGCTGGCGGCCGCGGTCAGCCGGCCGGCCTGGCTCGGCGCGCACCTGGTGGTGGCGGTCGCCGCGGCCGCGGTCCTGCTGGTGCTGTCCGGCACGGCGCTCGGCGCGGGGGCGGTCGCCGTCACCGACGACGCCGGCCTGGTCGGCGACCTCGCCCTGGCCTCGCTGGTGCACCTGCCCGTCGTCGCCGGGTTCGCCGCGCTCGCGGCGCTCGTGCACGCGCTGCGCGCGCCGACGTGGACGCTGTGGCTGGTCGTCGTCGCGAGCGTCGTCGCCGGCCTGTACGGCGGGCTGCTGGGGCTGCCGCGCGCGGTGCTCGACGCGGTGCCGTTCGCCCTGGTCCCGGCCGCACCGGCCGAGGCGTTCGACGCGGGTGCGGTGCTGGCCGTGAGCGCGGTCGCCGTGCTGCTGTCGGCCGCGGCCCTGGCCGTCCACCGCCGTCGCGACCTCGCCGCCTGA
- a CDS encoding ChaB family protein, protein MPKTARSGKAKQDEIPSTLQRSDEKAQRTFAKTYDSAMESYDGDEQRAARAAYASLKHTHEKVGDHWEPKEENGPSDSRAEGGGPDGDAPTAGGVDANASKKHLYDVASRLEISGRSRMTKDELVEAIGKENDRRSRKAREQDR, encoded by the coding sequence ATGCCGAAGACCGCACGTTCCGGGAAGGCGAAGCAGGACGAGATCCCGTCGACGCTGCAGCGCTCGGACGAGAAGGCGCAGCGCACGTTCGCGAAGACGTACGACTCGGCGATGGAGTCGTACGACGGCGACGAGCAGCGGGCCGCGCGCGCCGCCTACGCGTCGCTCAAGCACACGCACGAGAAGGTGGGCGACCACTGGGAGCCCAAGGAGGAGAACGGTCCCTCCGACTCCCGCGCGGAGGGCGGCGGCCCGGACGGCGACGCCCCGACCGCGGGCGGCGTCGACGCGAACGCGAGCAAGAAGCACCTCTACGACGTCGCGTCGCGCCTCGAGATCAGCGGCCGCTCGCGCATGACCAAGGACGAGCTCGTCGAGGCGATCGGCAAGGAGAACGACCGGCGCTCGCGGAAGGCCCGCGAGCAGGACCGCTGA
- a CDS encoding GNAT family N-acetyltransferase: MPAVLRPYHPSDQPGLYRVCLRTGDAGRDATPLYRDPDLLGHLYAGPYPLADPGLTFVVTDEQGVGGYVVGTADTAAFEAWTATHWWPGLRARYPERPDPHDGSEDHVLVRQLHHREPPDVPDGFPAHLHVDLLPHLQGQGWGRRLLGTLADALRERGVPGLHLGVAARNTGAIAFYERIGMRRHASHGWGHRMVLPLR; encoded by the coding sequence GTGCCCGCCGTCCTGCGCCCCTACCACCCGTCCGACCAGCCCGGCCTGTACCGGGTGTGCCTGCGCACGGGCGACGCGGGGCGCGACGCGACGCCCCTGTACCGCGACCCGGACCTGCTCGGGCACCTCTACGCCGGGCCGTACCCGCTGGCCGACCCCGGGCTGACGTTCGTGGTGACGGACGAGCAGGGGGTCGGCGGGTACGTCGTCGGCACCGCCGACACCGCGGCGTTCGAGGCGTGGACCGCGACGCACTGGTGGCCCGGCCTGCGCGCGCGCTACCCGGAGCGCCCCGACCCGCACGACGGCAGCGAGGACCACGTGCTCGTCCGCCAGCTGCACCACCGTGAGCCGCCCGACGTGCCCGACGGGTTCCCCGCGCACCTGCACGTCGACCTGCTGCCGCACCTGCAGGGGCAGGGCTGGGGGCGCCGGCTCCTCGGCACGCTCGCCGACGCGCTGCGCGAGCGCGGCGTGCCGGGCCTGCACCTCGGCGTGGCGGCGCGCAACACCGGCGCGATCGCGTTCTACGAGCGGATCGGGATGCGGCGGCACGCGTCGCACGGCTGGGGGCACCGGATGGTCCTGCCGCTGCGCTGA